A window of the Carassius gibelio isolate Cgi1373 ecotype wild population from Czech Republic chromosome B16, carGib1.2-hapl.c, whole genome shotgun sequence genome harbors these coding sequences:
- the LOC127975462 gene encoding uncharacterized protein LOC127975462 isoform X2, with product MSLQCWVIVLVGLMSYFNPERALGAPQKEVSLSRDGSLSPPPYVIILISCSGLVSFVLLLLTCLCCKREGVGFNEFDNADGEECSGASSPVPEDSLSSCPSLPEVYTLPLRDKNCLPNGTDSSQYFRRHTLNYLQEIGNGWFGKVILAEVLCDCSSYQAVVKELRVSASPLEQRKFLAESEPYRSLQHQNILKCLGQCSESVPFLLVMEFCQLGDLKRYLRAQRKSDGMTPDLLNRDLLTLQRMAYEITSGLLHLHENNYIHSDLALRNCLLTSDLTVRIGDYGLSHNQYKEDYYLTPDKLWIPLRWIAPELLEEFRGNLIVTDQTKTSNVWSLGVVIWELFEFGAQPHRHLSDEEVLTFVIRERQITLAQPRLKLTHADYWYEVMQSCWLPPSQRPTVNKVFLLLSSLLAAEQGSQKNSRRDEDEEDYEEDSGEGRRGESDESFERRWDTLRPPAFQSAAHKLLREREYGREDGCLRENGNSFPLLDPVDNMITPTSELDDILTVTETSKGLNFEYFWEKAHGRRGYKPLPPPQPIPTPNSGHRQTLDTPTVVPVISARSPSLASEYYIRLEEHTPQDKSPSLGKGQSLKKSSVCPGDLELVELQTGTTGKDRPAFSQQDGFARGTSQTVRSSEVKIRVPNTGLVEFSKESCNRVMDYAVIDIGEANQKSLSPQAPILPPKPRSMSMSSGSHLHSRPLPAPPLGYARTYGLDIYPGSSFPTGKVETSDSLLMSSLSKANFDHLGLIRTHQTLPPSPSLSPSIPPSSGSHSLFLQPQTCPPPLPPHYRLQKGLYSRYNAMHLQRDPLSCDHTHERNADRGMTRSQSLYNSRDAPETYTTDTESRMTRSQSTIPKIERTSSSSPEFSKDDDDDDDDDDYDDDSPFMSPRKCNSGTTIQHTNLVDKPDPATTELFSRGMKRTQSRLATILPAIWREDAVLQRERVAAARKSPIHLFLTEISNDSMDMKDRESLWARESDRRKDKGMRRSQSLLTELDSSSQVWASDKDLLPGYEGHGKKRDLFLTEIETSVSDCEDAYDGEGGTPVSRFGTTPHPFACPSDLPAYAEAEEAFSSGIKKSNSPFSEISNESVEPELKKGEMTREEFLKEIQSAETFLTEIITRQCKKEESVSPAPLSPEYESICIDPESSQTIQFESERARAGKPPGDTKEAIYAQVTKRAKRSEIKVAMRPEIPVLQIASELQNLESAQKLTPVSHFSPEMELEKHSFNDFTLSEVMPKNKPLLEQISPIIKEKQNSHESHNRLDCVSVGPVDPRNLHTVNGTLSSDKNLIPDDTQIVGADENNLKGMFVQAKELMQKNDHSVSAGIEVMTSNATFEEVHNEKLPEDPNKRPNESTSLDPSKNSKSAGGTSSTKEREYSSNMSQDFPTAHLQIETSFKSVEQTTLPDKDTSSRTACHDKDINMAKQQILPSGSSLSLNESSTDVFYSPMVHEPNSDQSLSTMTPTDSVLSPLTSSSLDCLTPGDSWLGGGIGGWRALGTETPHRDSAYFSDSDLDGGEGLGRRGTDVLGGNRGILVGIEEKIEDEGLLENVEKDVEMKQHMHALWGSNERADVEKALIQGADTSRDSQSECNAEFIARLFSNGEDEPNKMVPFSNSSLNIQNSSLVKNRELVTSHTFSKESVLHDSGATDLRTLADTVSDPKKLVSGPVCQEQLIEHCSYLQTTKYKEARCTSPEFPVDENSSDKNKSRLSRFYSLQSDYSKCIISPEINTKLSNDDTKCGLTQLWSETNAEQPTGEEKDKLDIQDIDANELGLRNLSYSEESEDEQTKERPERQLAVGELCFTIRESPQNSADEKVSSMKISKDECSDEFGRGASVGLELKEKELWNALEEDYGTEANMREEFNCQTFQQGELHLWPVENDQWAAAEDQTPETELGSELFPRFGKKAWGEEEHLVVSHEFWESEANDELADNESHPSTQRICEDAFNDEKLGQADFPPPETLMLSAGAKEAQQALVERLDFQQEENMENPDMENGTPEHYISNIKMEVENLENPELEAPVQLKHVEVVIDTQNSETCLQNYVGGELFGDKDIKEFDSHENIVGVRGSLTHCPSFSITNASTDELEPLQYHKEYLSSHNNNQQRVQTEARWAPKTEASKMLVADLEDRQTCTVDMSNSTTDLADSSHIITANPECLSTETGRHNVDSNHCPATISDVFFEKERSDSPSCPSLTITTDPEPCKIHSSNIQCSAPALISMEISECSASPHAGVGECQGPSSFPNTVHHIEIKTSSSLFCTADQAPTKQEEPSDCSDDVNYIDQTEELATSTTTQNKGITANLGQKRHTSLMKENHIHPESNDVDDRHSLSQKAAHPPLSQCSLNSIPEMLISEWKDMDEEPLEDFEKLEQLCCISGDEETLGDLFLGNLDLLESLKRNPEQRTSAAGGIINHHDSADAKGKTRVKLKEEVDGISKSTENISSNFPGEAQQSEEKRMGKHVPEPLSPCNSTDGSKGQRSLSKMQAKNGLMMQVCEERLQYSLSENVKTNVLWGSTVSDSVILHPWGTSTTSSSEESFASKDFQENESKEESQPSSPSVSVSEPAEAMTEEMTVLEQPEITPSLPAANPAMKAKLARLSLSLPPLALSLPLSPNAKGGFWEGGEHRGGRRRVASTGSDPDEEEEEEQEDESPRRVIVVTETDVDKRVGLRSLLKSPKEPVDKENRDRGRNVSFFDDVTVYLFDQETPTNELSSGSASSSPQGKPPNIDGFGSASHKASKSKDHAVKPRSPTGVTSSLSSRFTVSPADDPHLV from the exons TCTCTCTGTCCCGGGAcggctctctctctcctccccctTACGTGATTATTCTCATCTCCTGCTCTGGGCTGGTCTCTTTTGTTCTTTTGCTTCTCACCTGCCTTTGCTGTAAGAGAGAAGGCGTGGGATTCAAT GAGTTTGATAATGCCGACGGGGAAGAATGCTCTGGGGCTTCCAGCCCTGTTCCTGAGGACAGCTTGTCTTCCTGTCCATCACTACCAGAGGTTTACACTCTTCCACTGCGGGATAAGAACTGCCTCCCGAATGGCACAG ACAGCTCCCAATATTTCCGAAGGCACACTCTCAACTACCTGCAAGAGATTGGAAATGGCTGGTTTGGGAAG GTAATCCTGGCTGAAGTGCTTTGTGACTGCAGCTCCTATCAGGCTGTGGTGAAGGAGCTGAGGGTCAGTGCTAGTCCTCTGGAACAGAGGAAGTTCTTGGCAGAGTCCGAGCCATACAG AAGTCTTCAGCATCAGAATATTCTGAAGTGTTTGGGCCAATGCAGTGAGAGTGTTCCTTTCCTCCTGGTCATGGAGTTTTGTCAACTG GGTGACCTGAAGAGGTATTTAAGAGCTCAGAGGAAGTCTGATGGGATGACCCCTGACCTGTTAAACAGAGACCTCTTGACCTTACAACGAATGGCATATGAGATCACCTCAGGTCTCTTGCATCTCCATGAGAACAATTACATTCACAG TGATTTGGCACTGAGAAACTGCCTCCTCACTTCAGATCTTACTGTTCGGATCGGAGACTATGGCCTCTCACACAATCAGTATAAG GAGGATTACTATCTTACCCCAGACAAACTTTGGATACCTCTCCGCTGGATTGCCCCTGAACTTCTGGAGGAGTTTCGCGGGAATCTGATTGTCACTGATCAAACCAAAACCAGCAATGTGtg GTCTCTGGGTGTTGTAATATGGGAACTGTTTGAATTTGGGGCTCAGCCACACAGACACCTGAGCGATGAAGAGGTTCTCACCTTTGTCATCAGGGAACGACAGATCACTCTGGCTCAACCTCGCCTCAAACTCACTCATGCAGACTATTG GTATGAGGTCATGCAGTCTTGCTGGCTACCTCCATCCCAGCGGCCAACGGTCAACAAAGTCTTCCTCCTTCTCTCCTCTCTCCTTGCTGCAGAACAAGGAAGTCAGAAGAATTCTAGAAgagatgaagatgaggaggattATGAGGAAGACAGTGGAGAAGGAAGGAGAGGCGAGAGCGATGAGTCATTTGAAAGACGATGGGATACCCTCCGGCCCCCAGCTTTTCAGTCAGCGGCACACAAACttctgagggagagagagtatgGGAGGGAGGATGGCTGCCTCAGAGAAAATGGAAACTCATTTCCTCTTTTGGACCCTGTAGATAATATGATCACTCCTACATCTGAGCTAGATGACATCCTTACTGTAACAGAGACCAGCAAAGGTCTAAACTTTGAATACTTCTGGGAAAAGGCCCATGGCAGGAGAGGGTACAAACCACTTCCTCCACCTCAGCCAATACCAACACCCAATTCTGGCCACAGGCAAACCTTGGACACACCCACCGTTGTCCCCGTGATCAGTGCCCGCAGCCCTTCACTGGCCAGCGAGTATTACATTCGCCTGGAAGAGCATACTCCCCAGGATAAGTCCCCTAGTCTAGGAAAAGGccagtctttaaaaaaaagttcagtgtGTCCTGGAGACCTGGAGCTGGTCGAGCTTCAAACAGGGACTACTGGAAAAGACAGACCAGCTTTCAGTCAGCAAGATGGCTTTGCGAGAGGCACCTCTCAGACAGTCAGATCCAGTGAGGTAAAGATAAGAGTTCCAAACACTGGCTTGGTTGAGTTTAGTAAGGAGAGCTGTAACCGAGTGATGGATTACGCTGTTATAGACATTGGAGAAGCAAACCAAAAGTCCCTTAGTCCTCAAGCGCCCATCCTTCCACCTAAACCTCGTTCAATGTCCATGTCCTCTGGCAGCCATCTACACTCACGTCCCCTGCCTGCTCCTCCACTAGGTTATGCAAGAACATATGGGTTAGACATCTACCCTGGATCCTCGTTCCCGACAGGCAAAGTTGAGACTTCTGATTCTTTACTAATGAGTTCACTGTCAAAGGCCAACTTTGACCATTTAGGCTTAATTCGCACTCACCAGACTCTGCCCCCATCTCCATCACTCTCTCCTTCTATTCCACCATCTTCTGGTAGTCACTCCTTGTTTCTCCAACCTCAAACCTGTCCTCCACCTCTCCCTCCCCACTATAGACTCCAAAAGGGTTTATATTCCAGATACAATGCGATGCACTTACAAAGAGACCCACTAAGCTGTGATCATACTCATGAGAGAAATGCTGACAGAGGCATGACACGGTCTCAGTCTTTGTATAATTCAAGAGATGCTCCAGAGACGTACACTACAGACACTGAGTCCAGAATGACTCGATCTCAATCCACAATTCCAAAAATTGAGAGAACATCATCCTCTAGCCCGGAGTTCTcaaaggatgatgatgatgatgatgatgacgacgactATGATGATGATTCACCCTTCATGTCACCGCGTAAATGCAACAGTGGAACAACCATTCAACACACCAACCTGGTTGATAAACCAGACCCAGCTACGACTGAGCTTTTCTCAAGGGGAATGAAGCGAACACAATCCCGCCTCGCCACCATTCTGCCGGCCATTTGGAGAGAAGATGCAGTCTTGCAACGTGAGCGAGTTGCTGCTGCTAGGAAATCACCCATACATTTGTTTCTGACTGAGATCTCCAATGACTCCATGGACATGAAAGATCGAGAAAGCTTGTGGGCACGAGAAAGTGATAGAAGGAAAGACAAAGGAATGCGAAGATCCCAGTCTCTTCTTACAGAACTTGACTCATCCTCACAAGTTTGGGCCTCAGATAAAGATCTCCTGCCTGGATATGAAGGCCATGGCAAAAAGAGAGATTTGTTCCTTACAGAGATCGAAACATCTGTGTCAGATTGTGAGGATGCATATGATGGTGAGGGTGGCACCCCGGTTTCCAGATTTGGAACTACTCCTCATCCTTTTGCATGTCCCTCAGATCTACCAGCGTATGCAGAAGCTGAAGAGGCATTTTCATCAGGAATAAAGAAGTCTAATTCCCCTTTCTCTGAAATATCAAATGAGAGTGTTGAACCTGAGCTGAAGAAAGGGGAAATGACGAGAGAGGAATTCCTGAAGGAGATTCAATCTGCTGAAACGTTTTTAACTGAAATCATTACAAGGCAGTGCAAAAAGGAAGAGAGTGTTTCACCTGCTCCACTGTCTCCTGAGTATGAGTCAATATGCATAGACCCAGAATCATCTCAGACAATACAGTTTGAATCAGAAAGAGCAAGAGCAGGAAAGCCACCAGGTGACACAAAAGAAGCAATTTATGCTCAAGTCACCAAGCGGGcgaaaagaagtgaaataaaagttGCTATGCGCCCAGAAATTCCAGTACTTCAGATTGCATCCGAGTTACAAAATCTTGAATCAGCTCAGAAATTAACTCCAGTCAGTCACTTTTCACCTGAAATGGAGTTAGAGAAGCATTCCTTTAATGATTTTACTCTTTCAGAAGTAATGCCTAAAAACAAGCCTCTATTGGAGCAGATATCTCCCATtataaaagagaaacaaaatTCTCACGAGTCTCATAATCGGCTTGACTGTGTAAGTGTAGGTCCAGTAGACCCCAGGAATCTGCACACTGTTAATGGTACACTGAGTTCTGACAAAAATCTAATCCCTGATGATACACAAATTGTAGGTGCAGATGAAAACAATTTGAAGGGCATGTTTGTTCAGGCAAAAGAGCTAATGCAGAAAAATGATCACAGTGTTTCAGCTGGCATTGAGGTGATGACATCAAATGCAACATTTGAAGAGGTACACAATGAGAAACTGCCAGAAGATCCAAACAAGAGGCCAAATGAATCAACTTCCCTTGATCCTTCAAAAAACAGTAAGTCAGCAGGTGGCACAAGCTCTACAAAGGAAAGAGAATACAGTTCAAATATGAGTCAAGACTTCCCCACTGCTCACTTGCAAATCGAGACATCCTTTAAATCCGTCGAGCAAACCACTTTACCTGACAAAGATACTAGTTCAAGGACAGCGTGTCATGATAAAGACATAAACATGGCAAAACAGCAAATACTTCCAAGTGGATCTTCACTCTCCTTGAATGAATCAAGCACAGATGTGTTCTACTCTCCTATGGTGCATGAACCCAACTCTGATCAGTCACTTTCCACCATGACCCCGACAGATTCTGTCTTGTCACCTTTGACCTCTAGTTCACTGGATTGTCTCACACCTGGAGACTCCTGGTTGGGTGGAGGAATTGGTGGATGGAGAGCCCTGGGAACTGAAACACCACACCGGGATTCAGCCTACTTCTCTGACAGTGACTTGGATGGCGGAGAGGGTTTAGGCAGAAGAGGCACCGATGTACTTGGTGGGAATCGAGGAATATTGGTGGGAATTGAGGAAAAGATTGAGGATGAAGGACTACTGGAGAATGTAGAAAAGGACGTAGAGATGAAACAACATATGCATGCGTTGTGGGGTTCAAATGAGAGAGCAGATGTAGAGAAGGCTCTCATTCAAGGTGCTGACACTTCAAGAGATTCTCAAAGTGAATGCAATGCTGAGTTTATTGCCAGGTTGTTTTCCAATGGAGAGGATGAGCCAAATAAAATGGTTCCATTTAGCAACAGTTCCCTTAATATCCAAAACTCCTCTTTAGTTAAAAATAGAGAACTGGTCACGTCTcacacattttcaaaagaaaGTGTGCTTCACGATTCAGGTGCTACAGATCTTAGAACGCTTGCTGACACAGTCTCAGACCCTAAGAAACTTGTTTCTGGACCAGTTTGTCAAGAACAACTCATCGAACATTGCTCATATTTGCAAACAACGAAGTATAAGGAGGCACGTTGTACATCACCTGAATTCCCAGTTGATGAAAATTCATCAGACAAAAATAAATCCAGGTTATCTCGGTTTTACAGCTTACAGTCTGACTATTCTAAATGCATCATCAGCCCTGAGATAAACACAAAGCTCAGCAATGATGACACCAAATGTGGCCTGACCCAATTATGGTCTGAGACGAATGCTGAACAACCTACAGGAGAGGAAAAGGACAAGCTTGATATCCAAGACATAGATGCAAATGAATTAGGCTTGAGAAACCTCTCGTATTCAGAAGAGAGTGAGGATGAACAGACAAAGGAGAGGCCTGAAAGGCAGCTAGCTGTAGGGGAGCTCTGCTTCACTATCAGGGAATCCCCTCAAAACTCTGCAGACGAGAAAGTCAGCAGTATGAAGATCTCAAAAGATGAATGTTCTGATGAATTCGGCAGAGGTGCTTCAGTGGGACTTGAACTAAAGGAGAAGGAGTTGTGGAATGCCCTTGAGGAAGATTATGGTACAGAGGCAAATATGAGAGAGGAATTCAACTGCCAAACATTTCAGCAAGGAGAACTTCACCTTTGGCCTGTAGAAAATGACCAGTGGGCTGCAGCTGAAGATCAGACACCAGAAACAGAGCTTGGATCAGAGCTGTTCCCGAGATTTGGAAAAAAGGCCTGGGGGGAGGAGGAACACTTAGTGGTGAGTCATGAATTTTGGGAATCTGAAGCAAATGATGAGCTTGCAGATAATGAGTCTCATCCCTCTACTCAGAGAATATGTGAAGATGCATTTAATGATGAAAAGCTAGGACAGGCTGATTTTCCACCACCTGAGACGCTGATGCTTTCTGCTGGGGCAAAGGAAGCTCAGCAGGCACTTGTAGAAAGACTCGACTTTCAGCAAGAGGAGAACATGGAAAATCCAGACATGGAAAATGGAACACCAGAGCACTATATTAGCAATATAAAAATGGAAGTTGAGAATCTGGAGAATCCAGAGCTGGAGGCACCTGTGCAACTCAAACATGTAGAGGTGGTGATTGATACCCAGAATTCAGAGACATGTTTACAAAATTATGTGGGAGGTGAATTGTTTGGGGATAAAGATATTAAAGAGTTTGATAGTCACGAAAACATAGTGGGTGTAAGAGGTAGCTTGACTCACTGTCCATCGTTTTCTATTACAAATGCTTCAACAGATGAGTTGGAACCTCTACAATACCACAAAGAATATCTTTCTAGTCATAATAACAATCAACAAAGGGTCCAAACCGAAGCCAGATGGGCACCCAAGACTGAAGCAAGCAAAATGTTGGTTGCAGACCTTGAAGACCGTCAAACCTGCACAGTAGATATGTCAAATTCAACCACTGACTTAGCTGATAGTTCTCACATCATCACAGCAAATCCAGAGTGTCTCAGTACAGAAACCGGTAGACATAATGTTGACAGTAATCACTGTCCTGCCACAATCAGTgatgtgttttttgaaaaagaaAGATCAGATTCTCCATCTTGCCCAAGTCTCACAATTACCACTGATCCAGAGCCATGTAAGATTCATAGTAGTAACATTCAGTGTTCAGCCCCTGCATTGATTTCAATGGAGATTTCTGAATGTTCTGCTTCACCACATGCAGGAGTGGGCGAGTGCCAAGGCCCAAGTAGTTTCCCGAATACAGTACACCACATAGAAATCAAGACCAGTTCAAGTTTGTTCTGTACTGCAGATCAAGCACCTACTAAACAAGAGGAGCCTTCTGACTGTTCTGATGATGTTAACTATATAGATCAGACCGAAGAACTTGCCACCAGTACCACCACTCAAAACAAAGGTATCACCGCAAACCTGGGACAAAAACGGCACACATCACTCATGAAAGAAAACCATATTCACCCAGAATCGAATGATGTGGACGACAGACATAGCCTGTCCCAGAAAGCGGCCCATCCACCTCTCTCCCAGTGTTCTCTGAACTCCATCCCTGAGATGTTGATCTCTGAGTGGAAGGACATGGATGAGGAGCCTCTGGAGGATTTTGAAAAACTAGAGCAACTGTGCTGCATTTCTGGGGATGAAGAGACCCTTGGAGATCTGTTTTTAGGCAACTTAGATCTGCTTGAATCTTTGAAGAGAAATCCAGAGCAAAGAACGAGTGCTGCTGGTGGcataataaatcatcatgacTCAGCAGATGCAAAGGGGAAGACGAGAGTCAAGCTAAAAGAAGAAGTTGACGGGATATCGAAAAGTACCGAAAATATTTCTTCAAATTTCCCAGGAGAAGCTCAGCAGTCAGAGGAGAAGAGAATGGGGAAACATGTGCCAGAGCCTCTCTCACCATGCAATTCTACCGATGGTTCCAAAGGGCAGAGGTCACTCTCAAAAATGCAGGCAAAAAATGGACTGATGATGCAG GTTTGTGAGGAAAGACTTCAGTACTCTCTCAGTGAAAATGTTAAAACCAATGTCTTGTGGGGGTCTACAGTTAGTGACAGCGTGATTCTGCACCCTTGGGGAACCTCTACCACTTCGTCCTCTGAAGAAAGTTTTGCAAGCAAAGATTTCCAAGAAAATGAGAG CAAAGAGGAGTCTCAACCCTCCTCTCCCTCTGTGTCTGTGAGTGAACCTGCTGAAGCAATGACAGAAGAAATGACTGTGCTTGAACAGCCTGAGATTACACCTTCACTACCAGCTGCAAATCCAGCTATGAAAG CTAAGCTGGCCCGTCTGTCCTTGTCCCTCCCtccgctcgctctctctcttcctctgtcacCAAATGCCAAAGGAGGATTCTGGGAAGGGGGAGAGCACAGAGGTGGAAGGAGGAGGGTTGCTTCAACAGGTAGCGATCCagatgaagaggaagaagaggaacaGGAAGATGAATCTCCCAGGCGTGTCATCGTTGTCACGGAAACAGATGTTGACAAGAGAGTGGGTTTGCGCAGTTTGTTGAAATCACCAAAGGAGCCCGTGGACAAAGAGAACCGTGACCGTGGGAGGAATGTGTCATTCTTTGATGATGTCACAGTCTATCTTTTCGATCAG GAAACTCCAACCAATGAACTGAGCTCTGGATCTGCTAGTTCATCTCCCCAAGGAAAGCCCCCCAACATTGACGGTTTTG GATCGGCCAGCCACAAGGCATCAAAAAGTAAAGACCACGCAGTGAAGCCAAGATCTCCGACCGGAGTAACTTCCAGCTTATCATCAAGGTTTACAGTGAGCCCTGCCGACGACCCGCATTTAGTGTGA